In the genome of Staphylococcus durrellii, one region contains:
- a CDS encoding DUF2294 domain-containing protein — MPLTKGACESDISKAITQWEKEYLGRGSLSVKTDIVRDMIIVDLQGVLTPAEYNVCETQEGLLSIKRTRSKLVESGAEDLKDIILQLTGETVKSVHTDLSARTGERIIVFKLNNDLAQQFNKE, encoded by the coding sequence ATGCCATTAACAAAGGGTGCTTGCGAATCTGACATTAGTAAAGCAATTACGCAATGGGAAAAAGAATATCTAGGTAGAGGCTCATTGTCAGTAAAAACAGATATCGTAAGAGATATGATTATCGTCGATTTGCAAGGTGTACTAACACCAGCAGAATATAATGTATGTGAAACGCAGGAAGGTTTACTATCCATTAAAAGAACACGTTCTAAATTAGTCGAATCGGGTGCAGAGGATTTAAAAGATATCATTTTGCAACTAACTGGCGAAACAGTCAAAAGCGTACATACAGACTTAAGTGCGCGTACAGGTGAACGTATCATTGTTTTTAAATTAAATAATGATTTAGCACAACAATTTAACAAAGAATAA
- a CDS encoding MFS transporter: MQNISNSFVEKGTPAYLKVNVALFIAGFTIFSILYSVQPLIPHFTKTFHVDKTTASLPLSTTTLTLAFAMLFFGAISEVVGRKPVMIFSVISVSLLAIVQPFITDFNAFLAIRLLQGVCLAGLPSIAMAYIGEEISPHNLPEAMGIYIGGNAFGGAFGRIFTGYISSVFDYQTGLLSIAVLSVIAALLFTMLLPKSQHFERQKFSFRELIMSYWSHLRNIRLLKPFMLGFLFLGSNIAAFNYISFELKSAPYHLHPSIISFVYLLFLIGMLSSMLNAKLREKLGSINALKFSILMLTIGICVTLLPFLTFKIIGLAISIYAFFSGHAIASAVVARRSEHHNAQASSLYLLFYYMGSSVGGTLAGYFYSLIYWPGVVLMIVMFMVIAFIISLTIRAR, translated from the coding sequence ATGCAAAATATTTCAAACAGTTTTGTAGAAAAAGGGACACCCGCGTATTTAAAAGTAAACGTTGCTTTATTTATTGCTGGTTTTACCATCTTTTCGATTTTATATAGTGTTCAACCATTGATACCTCACTTTACAAAAACTTTCCATGTAGATAAGACTACTGCTAGCTTGCCCCTATCTACTACGACATTAACATTAGCTTTTGCTATGTTATTTTTTGGTGCTATTTCTGAAGTTGTAGGACGTAAACCTGTCATGATTTTTTCAGTTATATCTGTATCATTATTAGCCATTGTCCAGCCCTTCATTACTGACTTCAATGCATTTCTTGCTATTAGATTACTACAAGGGGTTTGTTTGGCTGGTCTACCATCAATAGCAATGGCTTATATTGGAGAGGAAATATCACCTCATAATTTGCCAGAAGCTATGGGCATTTATATTGGTGGTAATGCATTTGGCGGTGCGTTTGGTCGTATATTCACAGGATATATTTCTAGTGTCTTTGATTATCAAACTGGTTTATTATCAATAGCTGTTCTCAGCGTTATAGCAGCACTCTTATTTACGATGCTATTGCCTAAATCACAACATTTCGAACGTCAAAAATTTTCATTTAGAGAACTCATTATGAGTTACTGGAGTCATTTACGAAATATTAGACTACTGAAACCGTTTATGCTTGGCTTTTTATTTTTAGGAAGTAATATAGCGGCATTTAATTATATTTCTTTTGAATTAAAATCTGCTCCATATCATTTACACCCGAGCATTATTAGTTTCGTTTATCTATTATTTTTAATAGGTATGCTTTCTTCTATGTTAAACGCAAAGTTACGTGAAAAACTAGGCTCGATTAATGCCTTGAAGTTTAGTATTTTAATGTTAACAATTGGTATATGTGTGACGTTGTTGCCGTTTTTAACATTTAAAATTATTGGTTTAGCTATTAGTATTTATGCCTTTTTTAGTGGACATGCTATCGCTAGCGCGGTAGTAGCAAGACGCTCTGAACACCACAACGCACAAGCTTCCAGTCTTTATTTATTATTCTATTACATGGGTTCTTCTGTCGGAGGTACATTGGCTGGTTATTTTTATAGCTTAATTTATTGGCCAGGTGTCGTATTAATGATTGTAATGTTTATGGTTATCGCATTTATTATTTCGTTAACGATTAGGGCAAGATGA
- a CDS encoding LysR family transcriptional regulator: protein MEWHHLEYFKLLAKLQNVSLSAKQLNVSQSALSRAIKHLEEEVGSPLFNRVGRSLKLNKHGKEFLVTVNTITQEMEMFKSKVTQSIDMLNGDITLGFLHSVGPTYLSDFLKTFNADYPNIRVKLLQDDAKGLISKLENGDIDIAITMVTPASKSVCFIPLLQEQLFITLNSNHNLAQAQSLNVADLVDERFILLKENFVLREQVDRIFSDHGINVEINFESDETLTIASFVSAGLGISILPKLKNIQLPNLTQIPINKYNAQRKIGLCYLTQTDLLPIVKVTKESLINYFNNYNEGEDYNNN, encoded by the coding sequence GTGGAATGGCACCATTTAGAATATTTTAAATTGTTAGCGAAGTTACAAAATGTATCATTATCAGCCAAACAATTAAATGTCAGTCAGTCCGCGCTTAGTCGTGCGATTAAGCATTTAGAGGAAGAAGTAGGTAGTCCGTTATTTAATAGGGTGGGGAGATCATTAAAATTAAATAAACATGGAAAGGAATTTTTAGTAACGGTTAATACTATTACTCAAGAAATGGAAATGTTTAAAAGTAAAGTGACTCAATCTATCGATATGTTGAATGGAGACATAACGTTAGGTTTTTTACATTCTGTAGGACCAACATATTTATCAGACTTCCTAAAAACATTTAATGCGGACTATCCTAATATCAGGGTGAAACTTTTACAAGACGATGCTAAGGGGCTAATTTCTAAATTAGAAAATGGAGACATTGATATAGCAATTACAATGGTTACTCCTGCTAGTAAAAGTGTTTGCTTTATTCCATTATTACAGGAACAATTGTTTATCACACTCAATAGCAACCATAATTTAGCTCAGGCACAAAGTTTAAATGTTGCCGATTTAGTGGATGAGCGATTTATTTTATTAAAAGAAAACTTTGTTTTGCGTGAACAAGTCGATCGAATTTTTAGTGATCATGGTATCAATGTAGAAATTAACTTCGAAAGTGATGAAACATTAACGATTGCGAGCTTTGTTAGTGCCGGTTTGGGTATTTCTATTTTACCAAAATTAAAAAATATACAGTTACCGAACCTTACTCAAATACCTATAAATAAATACAATGCGCAACGTAAGATAGGTTTATGTTATTTAACTCAAACCGACTTGCTGCCGATTGTTAAAGTTACTAAAGAAAGCTTAATTAACTATTTTAACAATTACAATGAGGGCGAAGATTATAATAATAATTAA
- a CDS encoding histidine kinase N-terminal domain-containing protein has product MCKNYTTLSSEEIENIAQLAAQLQRIADLNRSYVFIDCFSKEANHLVVVAEAVPSNEANLYQNSVLTQNVYEKFEPAVFRSLKIEKDVHHHKAVTQEGQVVEQNVTPIKVNDTVIGALIMEKDITRQIENEEKLHVFSRATETISELFKYPSSEQIFVPDMIEEALFYLDTSFIVQYYNLKGEKIVQDLTDKQCDLNISILNIFPDFDYILNDDRVIVIENRAIQNKYFQIKCVKLFTDQQLTGYLMMLKDISDTKEKEKALISKTVAIREVHHRVKNNLQTVASLLRLQMRMGIPDESKHYFQESLNRILCIASVYEVILSESHSDQVNIATLIEKIGNALVYSETAEQVVDISYDIDKQLYIPSHLAISVALIANELITNSLQHAFKQSSKGSIFVSLSYDQVQTTYRLKVQDNGIGDNHYPSSFGLNIVNTIAENDLDGYFNIIQNDIGTLAQLVFQYKGE; this is encoded by the coding sequence ATTTGTAAGAACTACACGACTTTATCAAGTGAAGAAATAGAAAATATTGCACAATTAGCGGCTCAACTACAACGCATTGCAGATTTAAATAGGTCATATGTATTTATTGATTGCTTTTCAAAAGAAGCAAATCATCTAGTCGTCGTAGCTGAGGCTGTTCCATCGAATGAAGCAAACTTATATCAAAATTCAGTACTAACACAAAATGTGTATGAAAAGTTTGAACCAGCCGTATTTCGTTCTTTAAAAATCGAAAAAGATGTTCATCATCATAAAGCGGTAACGCAAGAAGGACAAGTAGTTGAACAAAACGTGACGCCAATTAAAGTGAATGATACTGTTATAGGCGCATTAATTATGGAGAAAGATATAACGAGACAAATTGAAAATGAAGAGAAATTACATGTTTTCTCGAGAGCAACTGAAACGATAAGTGAATTATTTAAATATCCGAGCAGCGAACAAATATTTGTCCCAGACATGATTGAAGAAGCGTTGTTTTATCTAGACACTTCATTTATTGTTCAATATTATAATTTAAAAGGTGAAAAAATAGTTCAAGATTTGACCGATAAGCAGTGTGATTTAAATATATCGATTTTAAATATTTTTCCAGACTTCGATTACATATTGAACGATGACAGAGTTATAGTAATTGAAAATAGAGCGATACAAAATAAATACTTTCAAATCAAGTGCGTTAAGTTGTTTACTGACCAACAATTGACGGGATACTTGATGATGTTAAAAGATATATCTGATACCAAAGAAAAAGAAAAAGCTTTAATATCTAAAACGGTCGCAATACGAGAAGTGCATCATCGTGTCAAAAACAACTTACAAACCGTTGCAAGTTTACTAAGGTTACAAATGAGGATGGGTATACCGGATGAAAGTAAACATTATTTTCAAGAAAGCTTGAATCGTATCTTATGTATTGCCTCAGTATACGAAGTTATTTTGAGTGAATCACATTCTGATCAGGTTAATATTGCTACTTTAATCGAAAAGATTGGTAATGCACTCGTATATAGCGAAACTGCAGAACAAGTAGTCGATATTAGTTATGACATTGATAAGCAATTATATATACCTTCACACTTAGCAATATCTGTAGCTTTAATTGCGAATGAATTGATTACTAATAGTTTACAACATGCATTCAAGCAGTCTTCAAAGGGCAGCATATTTGTCTCTCTATCTTATGATCAAGTACAAACAACATATAGGTTAAAGGTTCAAGATAATGGTATTGGGGATAATCATTATCCAAGTTCATTTGGTTTAAATATTGTAAATACAATTGCCGAAAATGACTTAGACGGTTATTTTAACATTATACAAAATGATATAGGCACACTTGCACAACTCGTATTTCAATATAAAGGGGAGTAA
- a CDS encoding ANTAR domain-containing response regulator, producing MNKIMVVEDESIVRLDIVETLKEAKYDVVAAVGNGEKAIEYTEKKQPDLIIMDIKMPKLDGLKASKIISKRFDTPILILTAYSQAEFIQEAKQSNIVGYIIKPISESQLLPAVEIAMAQSQQMRNLKQQVTKSYEAIEQRKQIEKAKGLLMHRQNMSEEAAYKKLRKLSMNYHTNIEQIAIKVIEQLGS from the coding sequence ATGAACAAAATTATGGTCGTTGAGGACGAATCCATTGTAAGGCTAGATATTGTCGAGACACTGAAAGAGGCAAAATACGATGTTGTTGCAGCCGTGGGTAATGGGGAAAAGGCAATTGAATATACGGAAAAGAAACAGCCAGATTTGATTATTATGGATATTAAAATGCCTAAATTAGATGGTTTGAAAGCAAGTAAAATTATTAGTAAAAGATTCGATACTCCTATTTTAATACTAACAGCATACAGTCAAGCTGAATTTATTCAAGAGGCTAAACAGTCTAATATTGTTGGCTATATTATTAAACCCATTTCAGAATCGCAATTATTGCCAGCTGTTGAGATTGCAATGGCGCAATCTCAACAAATGCGCAATTTAAAGCAACAAGTCACTAAATCCTATGAAGCAATCGAACAACGCAAACAAATAGAAAAAGCGAAGGGCTTGTTGATGCATAGGCAAAACATGAGTGAAGAAGCTGCATATAAGAAACTGAGGAAACTTAGTATGAATTATCATACGAATATCGAACAAATTGCCATAAAGGTGATTGAACAATTAGGTTCATAG
- the eutH gene encoding ethanolamine utilization protein EutH — translation MEHIGTVIIYIIMICAVIGAFGAIRNPEIGVGKEFMEGIFTIGPIFANSAGIMASIPFISKFIENVFGPLFNKIGADPAIAATSILATDMGGYQLADVLKHSYEGWIMAMIVGFMAGATIVFSIPLGLPMLDKRDHKYMALGILSGLLAIPFGVFISTFIILMSHMKVRTVVETTGAATHVFSISLSTVFVNLLPLIIFVVITAIGLYFFSDIMIKIFIIFGKVLDVCIKLVFVFSVVQIFTGFFTNVFGVWGFDPIMADKKDNFRALENAGNIAIMLSGAFPMVYLIRKYFSNGLTKIGSKIGLSEVGSAGIIATVANILAMFKLVKDMPPKDKVINIAFGVCSAFLLGDHLSYTANFQPTLIPAVMIGKFSAGILAVIFAYILCIPKARKLEDIDRRAGIIGEDEYLEKERLASRHPEQSNN, via the coding sequence ATGGAACATATAGGTACGGTAATTATATATATCATTATGATTTGTGCAGTGATTGGAGCGTTTGGTGCCATACGTAATCCTGAAATAGGGGTCGGAAAAGAATTTATGGAAGGTATTTTCACCATTGGACCAATTTTTGCAAACTCTGCTGGCATTATGGCCTCTATTCCATTTATCTCAAAATTTATAGAAAATGTCTTTGGACCACTATTCAACAAGATTGGCGCTGACCCAGCTATAGCAGCTACTTCGATATTGGCAACTGACATGGGTGGTTATCAATTAGCGGATGTTTTAAAACATAGTTATGAAGGTTGGATTATGGCGATGATTGTTGGTTTTATGGCTGGGGCAACGATTGTCTTTTCTATACCTTTAGGTTTACCGATGTTAGATAAACGAGACCATAAATACATGGCTTTAGGTATCCTATCAGGGCTATTAGCTATACCGTTTGGTGTGTTTATTTCAACTTTTATTATATTGATGAGTCATATGAAAGTGCGTACTGTCGTAGAAACAACTGGTGCTGCTACACACGTGTTCTCCATTAGTCTTTCTACAGTATTTGTAAATTTATTACCTTTAATTATTTTTGTAGTAATTACTGCCATTGGTTTATATTTCTTCTCAGACATTATGATTAAAATATTTATAATTTTTGGAAAGGTTTTAGATGTTTGCATCAAACTTGTATTTGTTTTTTCAGTAGTACAAATCTTTACAGGATTCTTCACTAATGTCTTTGGTGTTTGGGGCTTTGATCCTATTATGGCAGATAAAAAAGATAACTTTAGGGCACTAGAAAATGCTGGTAACATTGCTATTATGTTATCTGGCGCATTTCCGATGGTTTATTTAATTCGTAAATACTTCTCTAATGGTTTGACGAAGATTGGTAGTAAAATTGGGTTAAGCGAAGTAGGGAGTGCAGGTATAATAGCAACTGTCGCAAATATTTTAGCTATGTTTAAATTAGTTAAAGATATGCCACCCAAAGATAAGGTGATCAATATTGCTTTTGGTGTGTGTTCGGCATTTCTCCTAGGAGACCACTTGTCATATACAGCTAACTTCCAGCCTACACTGATACCTGCAGTTATGATTGGTAAGTTTAGTGCAGGAATACTAGCAGTCATCTTTGCTTACATTTTATGTATACCGAAAGCTAGAAAGCTAGAAGATATCGATAGAAGAGCGGGTATCATCGGAGAAGATGAATACTTAGAAAAAGAGCGACTAGCTAGTCGTCATCCTGAGCAATCTAATAATTAA
- a CDS encoding SDR family NAD(P)-dependent oxidoreductase — MRLKDKVCIITGAGGGMGLVAAQKFAAEGAKVAIFERDELAGQTATNDIVHNGGEAKFFQVDISDEQQVKKAVEETVASFGRIDVLYNNAGVMPSADNSVVNTSEEVWDLVMNINVKGIFFMTKYVIPEMEKNESGSIINIASFVAEMGCSVPQDAYTASKGAVVSLTKSLAIQFRPKGIRTNAISPGPIETPLLMEWLVSDEAAKKERLDRQPTGRFGKPEDIVNCALYLASDESDWTNGANINVDGGITANYF; from the coding sequence ATGAGATTAAAAGACAAAGTATGCATCATCACAGGAGCTGGCGGAGGCATGGGTCTCGTTGCAGCACAAAAATTTGCAGCTGAGGGCGCTAAAGTAGCTATCTTCGAAAGAGACGAGTTAGCTGGCCAAACAGCAACTAATGATATTGTTCACAACGGAGGAGAAGCTAAGTTTTTCCAAGTCGATATTTCAGATGAACAACAAGTGAAAAAAGCTGTCGAAGAAACTGTAGCATCTTTTGGTAGAATCGACGTATTATATAACAACGCTGGCGTTATGCCTTCAGCCGATAATTCTGTCGTGAATACCTCTGAAGAAGTTTGGGACTTAGTCATGAACATTAACGTTAAAGGAATATTCTTTATGACTAAATATGTTATTCCTGAAATGGAAAAAAATGAATCTGGTTCAATAATTAATATTGCCTCTTTCGTAGCGGAAATGGGTTGTTCGGTGCCGCAAGACGCTTATACCGCTTCAAAAGGTGCTGTCGTTTCATTAACAAAATCTTTAGCAATTCAATTCAGACCTAAAGGCATTCGCACAAATGCGATTAGTCCCGGACCAATTGAAACACCGTTATTAATGGAATGGCTCGTATCTGATGAAGCTGCCAAGAAAGAACGTTTAGACAGACAGCCGACAGGTAGATTTGGTAAACCTGAAGATATCGTTAACTGTGCGCTATACTTAGCATCTGACGAATCAGATTGGACTAATGGTGCTAACATTAATGTTGATGGTGGTATCACAGCAAATTACTTCTAA
- a CDS encoding glutamine synthetase family protein produces the protein MFKEINPNTKSGNISKSELLQLVEEDKINTVVLGFCDMQGRLMGKRITGDFILENDISEGTHFCNYLLGTNFEMDTNEGFEYMNWNKGYGDYLAKPDWDTLKVVPWLDKTAMVFCDVYTEDGSEKICIAPRSILQRQIKKAEEHGLSPHLASELEFYLFNDSFENIDKKGYANLEAAGHLNEDYNLLQGTKNEPIYQEIRDQMHRMGIVIESSKGEAYKGQHEINLKYDHALKAADQHIMFKHGMKEICIQNDKAVTFMAKPYAEWTGSSGHIHLSMMEKGTSNNAFYAGDDAENPMSETMQHFLAGVIKYTKDFALMYAPYVNSYKRFAPNSWAPVSIAWSRDNRSAGYRTVGHGNALRFESRISGADMNPYLAYSALIGAGLYGIEHKIPLEDELKGNAYEQDSIDRIPSSLHEAIYHWKNSDVVKEVLGEDVAKHYLHAAHSEQNDFDSYVTTWERSRYFEQS, from the coding sequence ATGTTTAAAGAAATTAATCCTAACACTAAATCTGGTAATATCAGTAAAAGTGAATTACTTCAACTTGTAGAGGAAGATAAAATTAACACTGTAGTGCTAGGCTTTTGTGATATGCAAGGTCGTTTGATGGGTAAGCGTATTACCGGCGATTTTATTTTAGAAAATGATATTTCTGAAGGCACACATTTTTGTAACTATTTATTAGGTACGAACTTTGAAATGGATACAAACGAGGGCTTTGAATATATGAACTGGAATAAAGGCTACGGTGATTACTTGGCAAAACCAGATTGGGACACACTAAAAGTTGTGCCATGGTTGGATAAAACAGCGATGGTCTTCTGTGACGTATATACAGAGGACGGTAGTGAAAAAATATGTATCGCTCCAAGATCTATCCTACAACGTCAAATCAAAAAAGCTGAAGAACACGGCTTATCACCTCACCTAGCTAGTGAATTAGAATTTTATCTATTCAATGATTCATTCGAAAATATTGATAAAAAAGGATATGCCAATTTAGAAGCAGCAGGACACCTTAACGAAGATTATAACTTGCTACAAGGAACAAAAAACGAACCTATTTATCAAGAAATCAGAGATCAAATGCACCGCATGGGTATCGTTATTGAATCTTCAAAAGGTGAAGCATACAAAGGACAACACGAAATCAACTTAAAATATGATCATGCTTTAAAAGCAGCGGATCAACATATTATGTTTAAACACGGTATGAAAGAAATTTGTATTCAGAACGATAAGGCAGTAACGTTTATGGCTAAACCTTATGCTGAATGGACAGGTTCAAGTGGTCACATTCATCTTAGTATGATGGAAAAAGGTACATCTAACAATGCCTTTTACGCTGGTGACGATGCTGAAAATCCAATGTCTGAAACAATGCAACATTTCTTAGCAGGCGTTATTAAGTACACTAAAGATTTTGCTTTAATGTATGCACCTTATGTCAATTCTTACAAACGTTTCGCACCAAACTCTTGGGCGCCAGTTAGTATTGCATGGAGTCGCGATAACCGTTCTGCTGGTTATAGAACAGTTGGACATGGTAATGCATTACGTTTCGAGTCTCGTATTTCAGGTGCAGATATGAACCCGTACCTCGCTTATTCTGCATTAATTGGTGCAGGGTTGTATGGTATCGAACATAAAATCCCACTCGAAGATGAATTAAAAGGTAATGCTTATGAACAAGACAGCATCGACCGTATCCCTTCTTCTTTACATGAAGCTATTTATCACTGGAAAAATAGTGACGTAGTAAAAGAAGTGCTAGGCGAAGATGTAGCAAAACACTATCTCCACGCAGCACATTCTGAACAAAATGACTTTGATTCCTATGTAACTACTTGGGAACGTTCACGCTATTTCGAACAAAGCTAA
- a CDS encoding NAD-dependent succinate-semialdehyde dehydrogenase: MSKELNHNWINGKQLQTANTLEVVNPANGDVVGQVPKVAEADVQQSIEAAHGAFQQWSKYTADYRGEILEQWADNLLAKQNELALIMCEEQGKPYAEAFGEIGVCAKFIRWYAAEGKRIYGEIIPPSSPQQRISVLKQPVGVCGLITPWNFPGAMIARKVAPALAAGCTVIVKPSSETPRIAIAIFDELMATDIDDGVANILTGSASLISDTLFNDHRVRKMSFTGSTNIGKSLMQKAANHITRISLELGGNAPAIVLPDADLEAAANAIVDNKFENTGQMCNGINTILVHKDVKDVFTEKVINSVKQLTVGPASDDNAQVGPLINADAINKVEQLVNEAKSNGATIATGGKKLPISDFGLFYEPTVITNVKPDMSIAQEEIFGPVAPIIEFADEQEAIDIANASPYGLAAYFFSNNVNTIHKVSEQLEFGMIGVNGTQLSVPQAPFGGIKESGMGREGGHHGLDGFLELKYISLTLNE; encoded by the coding sequence ATGAGTAAAGAACTAAATCATAACTGGATTAATGGTAAACAACTACAAACGGCTAACACGTTAGAAGTTGTAAACCCTGCTAATGGTGATGTCGTCGGTCAAGTACCTAAAGTTGCTGAAGCAGATGTTCAGCAAAGTATAGAAGCTGCACATGGTGCATTTCAACAATGGTCTAAATACACTGCCGATTATCGTGGCGAAATTTTAGAACAATGGGCTGACAACTTGTTAGCAAAGCAAAACGAACTAGCCTTAATTATGTGTGAAGAACAAGGCAAACCATACGCGGAAGCATTCGGCGAAATTGGCGTTTGTGCCAAATTCATTCGATGGTATGCCGCTGAAGGCAAACGTATTTATGGTGAAATCATCCCTCCATCATCTCCGCAACAGCGTATCTCTGTGTTAAAACAGCCTGTCGGAGTTTGTGGGTTAATCACTCCTTGGAATTTCCCTGGAGCAATGATTGCGAGAAAAGTAGCACCTGCCTTAGCAGCAGGATGTACAGTAATCGTTAAACCTTCTAGCGAAACGCCTAGAATTGCGATCGCAATCTTCGATGAACTAATGGCAACAGATATTGATGATGGCGTAGCCAATATTTTAACTGGTAGCGCATCATTAATTTCAGATACTTTATTTAATGATCATCGTGTTAGAAAAATGTCGTTCACTGGATCTACTAACATCGGTAAATCATTGATGCAAAAAGCAGCTAATCATATTACACGCATATCTCTAGAATTAGGTGGTAATGCACCTGCAATCGTCTTACCTGATGCAGATTTAGAGGCTGCAGCTAATGCTATTGTCGACAACAAATTCGAAAATACAGGCCAAATGTGTAATGGTATTAATACCATTTTAGTACACAAAGACGTAAAAGATGTATTCACAGAAAAAGTCATTAACAGCGTTAAACAACTTACGGTCGGACCAGCAAGTGATGATAATGCTCAAGTTGGCCCACTCATCAATGCAGACGCTATTAACAAAGTAGAACAGTTAGTCAACGAAGCTAAAAGTAATGGGGCAACTATTGCCACAGGAGGTAAGAAATTACCAATTTCTGACTTCGGCTTATTTTATGAGCCAACCGTTATAACTAACGTTAAGCCTGACATGTCTATCGCTCAAGAAGAAATTTTCGGTCCAGTTGCTCCTATTATCGAATTTGCAGATGAACAAGAAGCGATTGATATCGCCAATGCTTCACCATATGGGTTAGCTGCTTACTTCTTCTCTAATAATGTGAATACAATTCATAAAGTTAGCGAACAACTAGAATTCGGCATGATTGGTGTAAACGGCACACAACTTAGCGTGCCTCAAGCACCATTTGGAGGTATTAAAGAAAGTGGTATGGGTCGAGAAGGTGGACATCATGGGTTGGATGGCTTCTTAGAATTGAAATATATTTCATTAACATTAAATGAATAA
- a CDS encoding M20 family metallopeptidase: protein MSKAVELLQQLIKYDSSDKSVANETIAFCKRWLESEGVTAEIISNNGFDMLICEVGQGDKTLVLNGHVDVVSGKETQFDPIIKEGKLYGRGSADMKAGVAAIMVAVAELNKLELTQTKVQLQLVTDEEIGGKNCANYLTNEGYLGDFVICPEPTQIDIGFQAKGILQIDIELSGASAHGSRPWEGVNAIDKAFEVYDQLLHLPFASESTEFYDGPSINLAKIHGGEVYNKVPDACTLSFDIRYLPTQNQSQILKEIEGITDGKIHINLEGPPVMNDKNQPYIKQLVGEIKQHTNKDEVKLFGQHGFADTRYFSRFNVPAVEFGPSGNHWHGDGEYVEVDSIENYKNIIVTFAQNM, encoded by the coding sequence ATGAGTAAAGCTGTAGAGTTGTTACAACAACTAATTAAATACGATAGTTCTGATAAAAGCGTCGCCAATGAAACGATAGCCTTCTGTAAACGCTGGTTGGAAAGTGAAGGGGTAACTGCTGAAATTATTTCTAATAATGGTTTTGACATGTTGATATGCGAAGTTGGACAAGGAGATAAAACATTAGTGTTAAACGGACATGTGGATGTAGTTAGTGGTAAAGAAACACAATTTGATCCAATTATTAAAGAAGGCAAGCTCTATGGTCGCGGCAGTGCTGACATGAAGGCAGGTGTAGCAGCAATTATGGTTGCTGTAGCTGAATTAAATAAATTGGAGCTGACACAAACAAAAGTACAATTACAATTAGTAACAGATGAAGAAATAGGCGGTAAAAACTGTGCTAATTATTTAACGAATGAAGGTTATTTAGGTGATTTCGTTATCTGTCCAGAACCTACTCAGATTGATATCGGATTTCAGGCAAAGGGGATATTGCAAATTGATATTGAATTATCTGGTGCGTCGGCACATGGCAGTCGTCCTTGGGAAGGGGTAAATGCTATTGACAAAGCATTTGAAGTTTATGACCAGTTGCTTCATTTACCATTTGCAAGTGAAAGCACAGAGTTCTACGATGGCCCATCTATTAATTTAGCTAAAATTCATGGTGGTGAAGTTTATAACAAGGTGCCAGATGCATGTACTTTATCTTTTGATATACGCTATCTACCGACTCAAAACCAATCTCAAATATTAAAAGAAATAGAAGGCATTACTGATGGCAAAATACATATCAATCTTGAGGGTCCTCCTGTTATGAATGATAAAAATCAACCGTACATTAAACAGCTGGTAGGTGAGATTAAACAACATACAAATAAGGATGAAGTGAAATTGTTTGGCCAACATGGTTTTGCAGATACGCGTTATTTCTCTCGATTTAATGTTCCTGCAGTAGAATTTGGCCCATCAGGTAATCATTGGCATGGCGATGGAGAGTACGTAGAAGTTGATTCTATAGAAAATTATAAAAATATTATCGTGACGTTTGCTCAAAATATGTGA